A window of Oscillospiraceae bacterium contains these coding sequences:
- the mreD gene encoding rod shape-determining protein MreD: MKLKTYRQRIVIKYAAYILLLTVLFLFQTSPFRSIRLLNVTPELILPAVLLVAMYDGERVGAICAIFAGLIYDANSAIVGFNTVFFIIAAYLTGILISTQIKRNVISAIIICSICVFFLNLITYIAFIGLRGEWHLLYVLKSIILPKTIYTFFVSAALYFVFYFIKMYLFAEETDIS, encoded by the coding sequence ATGAAGCTGAAGACGTATCGTCAAAGGATAGTAATTAAATATGCTGCCTATATACTGTTGCTGACAGTGCTTTTTCTCTTTCAAACCTCTCCGTTTCGTTCTATAAGGCTTTTAAATGTAACTCCTGAGCTTATTCTTCCGGCTGTTTTACTTGTTGCTATGTACGATGGAGAGAGAGTAGGAGCAATATGCGCAATTTTTGCAGGCTTAATTTATGATGCAAACAGTGCTATTGTTGGCTTTAATACTGTCTTTTTTATAATAGCTGCATATTTGACGGGTATTTTAATTTCTACTCAAATAAAAAGAAATGTAATAAGTGCAATAATAATATGCAGTATTTGTGTGTTTTTCCTCAACCTTATAACCTATATTGCTTTTATCGGTTTAAGAGGGGAATGGCACTTGCTTTATGTTCTTAAATCAATTATTTTACCTAAAACCATATATACTTTTTTTGTTTCTGCGGCATTGTATTTTGTATTCTATTTTATAAAAATGTATTTGTTTGCTGAGGAAACTGATATTTCATAA
- the mreC gene encoding rod shape-determining protein MreC: MQFFKNKFTLFLCIVILFLLGCLLYSLTTDNSTVIEGTGGTVVTVPQKGSVGIGGFINKFVERFTNYENIKQENEELKKQIKEYEDNIADAKRHSEENEELKSLLEIKEKNPNFVFEEAKVIAKDPGDWFFTFTIDKGSMHGVKAGQPVITSDGLVGKIKTVSLTYSKVVSIIDTECVTGAMVVRTGDAAVVEGDFLLSQSGLCKLSFFDNMVNLNRGDIIDTSGLGGVFPSGIRIGRVEDILPEENGISNYAIVRPAVNFEKIRNVFIIKSFEIEESTDEAEDVSSKDSN; the protein is encoded by the coding sequence TTGCAATTTTTCAAAAATAAATTTACATTATTCCTTTGCATAGTTATTTTGTTTTTACTTGGTTGTCTTTTGTATTCCTTGACAACCGATAATTCTACTGTTATTGAAGGAACAGGCGGAACTGTTGTTACTGTACCTCAAAAAGGCTCAGTAGGGATAGGTGGATTTATTAACAAATTTGTAGAAAGATTTACAAATTATGAAAACATAAAACAAGAGAATGAGGAACTCAAAAAACAGATTAAGGAATATGAAGATAATATTGCCGATGCTAAAAGGCATTCGGAAGAAAACGAAGAGCTTAAAAGCTTGCTTGAAATAAAAGAAAAAAATCCTAATTTTGTTTTTGAAGAGGCAAAAGTAATTGCAAAAGACCCGGGAGATTGGTTTTTCACCTTTACTATTGATAAAGGAAGTATGCACGGTGTTAAGGCAGGACAGCCTGTTATTACTTCTGACGGACTTGTAGGAAAAATAAAAACGGTTTCCTTAACATATTCTAAAGTAGTTTCTATTATTGATACAGAATGTGTAACCGGTGCTATGGTTGTGAGAACAGGTGATGCAGCAGTTGTTGAAGGCGATTTCTTGCTTTCACAAAGTGGTTTATGCAAGCTTTCTTTTTTTGACAATATGGTAAATCTCAATAGAGGAGATATTATTGATACGTCGGGTTTGGGCGGAGTTTTTCCGTCAGGAATAAGAATAGGCAGAGTTGAAGATATTTTGCCTGAGGAAAACGGGATTTCCAATTACGCAATAGTCAGACCGGCGGTTAATTTTGAAAAAATAAGGAATGTTTTTATTATAAAATCCTTTGAAATAGAGGAGAGTACTGATGAAGCTGAAGACGTATCGTCAAAGGATAGTAATTAA